In a single window of the Natronosalvus caseinilyticus genome:
- a CDS encoding NAD(P)/FAD-dependent oxidoreductase — MTENVVVLGSGYAGAGAIKSLQSELDETARLTWISDTDYHLVLHESHRVIRDPSVRADITIPVADIADPRTRFITDTVTGLDTEERVVELADGEDVEYDYVLVALGSGTAYYGIPGLAEHSLTLKSLDDALEINEQITEASRDATRGEPAQVVIGGAGLSGIQTAGEVAAFRDENRAPLEIHLVEALDEIFPGNDPEIQQALRDLLEEAGVKIHTDDPITEAEDGVIHFDEGDPLEYDVFVWTGGITGREALDGTDLDNQHNRVEAKANFRTSDEHVFAIGDSAIVDQGSQPAPPTAQAAWQAAEVVGENIARAIDNRPLKTWEYDDKGTVVSVGDEAVAHGVKMLPVDTFGGFPAKNLKKLIAARWIADLTSWNRARKAWSVL, encoded by the coding sequence ATGACCGAGAACGTCGTCGTGCTCGGCTCCGGCTACGCCGGCGCCGGCGCGATCAAGTCGCTCCAATCGGAACTCGACGAGACCGCTCGACTGACCTGGATCTCCGACACCGACTACCACCTCGTGTTGCACGAGTCCCACCGCGTGATTCGAGATCCCTCGGTTCGCGCTGACATCACCATCCCTGTCGCCGACATCGCCGACCCGCGGACCCGATTCATCACCGACACCGTCACCGGCCTCGACACTGAGGAACGCGTCGTCGAACTCGCAGACGGCGAAGACGTCGAGTACGACTACGTGCTGGTCGCCCTCGGGAGCGGTACTGCCTACTACGGCATCCCCGGCCTCGCGGAGCACTCCCTGACGCTCAAGAGCCTCGATGACGCCCTCGAGATCAACGAACAGATCACCGAGGCGAGTCGCGACGCGACCCGCGGCGAGCCGGCCCAGGTCGTCATCGGCGGCGCCGGTCTCTCGGGCATCCAGACCGCCGGCGAGGTCGCGGCGTTCCGCGACGAAAACCGCGCGCCCCTCGAGATCCATCTGGTCGAGGCACTCGACGAGATCTTCCCCGGGAACGACCCCGAGATCCAGCAGGCCCTGCGCGACCTGCTCGAGGAAGCCGGCGTCAAGATCCACACCGACGACCCGATCACCGAGGCCGAGGACGGCGTCATCCACTTCGACGAGGGCGACCCCCTCGAGTACGACGTGTTCGTCTGGACCGGCGGCATCACGGGGCGTGAGGCCCTCGACGGGACCGACCTCGATAACCAGCACAACCGCGTCGAGGCGAAGGCGAACTTCCGAACCTCCGACGAGCACGTGTTCGCCATCGGCGACTCGGCGATCGTCGATCAGGGCAGCCAGCCCGCCCCGCCGACCGCACAGGCCGCCTGGCAGGCCGCGGAGGTCGTCGGCGAGAACATCGCCCGTGCGATCGACAATCGCCCGCTCAAGACCTGGGAGTACGACGACAAGGGAACGGTCGTCTCCGTCGGCGACGAGGCCGTCGCTCACGGCGTCAAGATGCTCCCCGTCGACACCTTCGGTGGCTTCCCCGCGAAGAACCTCAAGAAGCTCATCGCCGCCCGCTGGATCGCCGACCTGACCTCCTGGAATCGGGCCCGCAAGGCCTGGTCCGTACTCTGA
- a CDS encoding RNA-guided endonuclease InsQ/TnpB family protein encodes MRREVTTTIRVRLHSLTQRKARLIEREYTAFQDAVHGDDDANLYSATKQQAGKVQSNKNPREDTEQPVVLRNDCITIEHDEDTVLSSWWFKLPVYNPERERGDSIWVPVHVPEKDTRLLTDEYIRDSELVRRDGEWYVHLVCKRSVAVADAYDDVLAVDMGAKWIAVSTFLSDRETKFHGVEVRRIREHYKQLRKSIGKAKVRSGAQVIDRIGDKESRTVEHELHQVANGLVARARKRNAAIVFGDLTGLRFDNDKGRYVNDKTHKMPYAKLATILTYKAHLDGRECLPVNEADTSVTCWRCGSQNTSRDVQGRLECHECELDDNADKNGASNIGKRAVGKDLQSPLSTVGAVVAQPETQVRLEGTNGETEPANSPEDVSLTLSEGSPRLQSWE; translated from the coding sequence ATGCGTCGCGAAGTCACCACCACGATACGGGTCAGGCTCCACTCACTCACTCAGCGGAAAGCCCGACTCATCGAACGCGAATACACCGCGTTCCAAGACGCCGTTCACGGTGACGATGACGCGAACCTCTACTCCGCCACCAAACAACAGGCGGGGAAAGTCCAATCGAACAAGAACCCACGCGAGGATACCGAACAACCAGTCGTTCTTCGAAATGACTGCATCACCATTGAACACGACGAGGATACGGTTCTCTCGTCGTGGTGGTTTAAACTCCCCGTCTACAACCCCGAGCGAGAACGCGGAGACAGCATCTGGGTACCCGTTCACGTTCCTGAGAAAGACACGCGCCTCCTCACCGACGAGTACATCCGAGACTCGGAACTCGTCCGCCGCGACGGTGAGTGGTACGTCCATCTCGTCTGCAAGCGGTCTGTGGCCGTTGCAGACGCGTACGACGACGTACTCGCCGTCGATATGGGTGCCAAATGGATAGCCGTCAGTACGTTCCTCTCCGACCGTGAGACCAAATTCCACGGCGTGGAAGTGCGACGCATTCGCGAACACTACAAGCAACTCCGCAAGTCCATCGGGAAGGCGAAGGTTCGTTCGGGGGCACAGGTTATCGACCGCATCGGCGACAAAGAGTCGCGAACGGTCGAACACGAGTTACATCAGGTGGCGAACGGACTCGTCGCCCGCGCTCGTAAACGGAACGCTGCCATCGTGTTCGGTGATTTGACGGGCTTGCGTTTCGACAACGATAAGGGGCGGTACGTGAACGACAAGACGCACAAGATGCCGTACGCGAAGCTGGCGACCATCCTCACGTACAAAGCGCATCTCGACGGTCGAGAGTGTTTGCCGGTGAACGAGGCGGACACGTCGGTGACGTGTTGGCGGTGTGGGTCACAGAATACGAGTCGTGACGTGCAGGGTCGATTGGAGTGTCACGAGTGTGAGTTGGATGATAATGCGGACAAGAACGGTGCGTCGAACATCGGAAAACGAGCCGTCGGTAAGGACCTTCAGAGCCCGCTATCGACGGTGGGGGCTGTTGTGGCTCAGCCCGAAACGCAGGTCAGACTCGAGGGAACA
- a CDS encoding HalOD1 output domain-containing protein yields MSSDHSPDDRIGYDPETDTYTVSSDWASDESPSEAVVEAVAAATGSTPESLPPLYEAVDPEALDQLFEPTSHMPSLRTGVVEFRFHGCDVTVSTSGRTTITVSERN; encoded by the coding sequence ATGTCCTCAGACCACTCACCCGACGACAGGATTGGGTACGATCCGGAGACTGACACGTACACCGTCTCCTCCGACTGGGCGAGCGACGAATCACCCTCGGAGGCAGTAGTCGAGGCAGTCGCCGCCGCCACTGGGTCGACGCCGGAATCCCTCCCTCCGCTCTACGAGGCCGTCGATCCCGAGGCACTGGACCAACTGTTCGAACCGACAAGCCACATGCCGTCGCTGCGAACGGGTGTCGTCGAGTTCCGGTTTCACGGGTGTGACGTGACCGTCTCCACCAGCGGCCGGACGACCATTACGGTTTCCGAGCGCAATTGA
- a CDS encoding helix-turn-helix domain-containing protein: MHRSPNAQRSASAVEVTFSISDDSYPFVAASTIDGCEIELAKLLPRDDGRFAEYFTVTGADTGRIHDLAADHASVNVSLLETYDHGGLFEFLVSTDCPAVTLATCGALPREVRGVDGEGRIVAEIPSPYDAGDVIETFLEETAGVSLVSKRETGSVTPLFTESSFEQVLEAQLTDRQHEVLEVAYQAGYYDWPRTCTGEEVAERLDITSATFSEHIHTAERKLLTMLFSGP; the protein is encoded by the coding sequence ATGCATCGGTCCCCCAACGCACAACGGAGCGCCTCCGCCGTCGAAGTTACATTTTCGATATCTGATGATTCGTATCCGTTCGTCGCAGCATCGACCATCGACGGCTGTGAAATCGAGTTAGCGAAGCTGCTTCCGCGGGACGACGGCCGGTTCGCGGAGTACTTCACCGTCACCGGCGCCGATACAGGTCGAATCCACGACCTCGCCGCGGACCACGCCTCCGTGAACGTTTCGCTCCTCGAGACGTACGACCACGGTGGGTTGTTCGAATTTCTGGTCTCCACCGACTGTCCCGCCGTGACGCTGGCGACGTGCGGCGCGCTCCCCAGGGAGGTTCGCGGCGTCGACGGTGAAGGGCGGATCGTCGCCGAAATTCCGTCGCCGTACGACGCCGGCGACGTCATCGAGACGTTTCTCGAGGAGACCGCCGGCGTCTCGCTCGTCTCGAAGCGCGAAACGGGGTCCGTCACACCGCTCTTTACGGAATCGTCGTTCGAGCAGGTCCTGGAGGCCCAGCTCACCGACCGCCAGCACGAGGTGCTCGAGGTCGCATACCAGGCGGGCTACTACGACTGGCCGCGAACGTGTACCGGCGAGGAGGTAGCCGAGCGCCTCGACATTACCTCCGCGACGTTCTCCGAGCACATCCACACGGCCGAGCGAAAGTTGCTCACGATGCTTTTCAGCGGGCCGTGA
- the tnpA gene encoding IS200/IS605 family transposase translates to MPRGYSRERTSVHNLHYHFVWCPKYRKPVLTDEVVDCLEQLIEEKADELDLDILRLAIQPDHVHLFITGNPKLSPNKIIQQIKGYTSRNLRDEFDFGLPSLWTRSYFVSSAGEVSSQTIEEYIEAQTGQ, encoded by the coding sequence ATGCCTCGTGGGTATAGTCGAGAGCGAACGTCGGTACACAACCTCCACTACCACTTCGTGTGGTGTCCGAAGTACCGCAAGCCGGTGCTGACTGACGAGGTTGTAGACTGTCTCGAACAACTCATCGAGGAGAAAGCCGACGAACTCGACCTCGACATACTCCGGCTGGCAATCCAGCCCGACCACGTACACCTGTTCATCACGGGGAATCCGAAACTCTCCCCGAACAAAATCATCCAACAGATCAAGGGCTACACCTCGCGGAACCTCCGAGACGAATTCGACTTCGGCCTCCCCTCGCTGTGGACGCGCTCGTACTTCGTCTCCTCAGCAGGCGAGGTATCGAGCCAGACCATTGAGGAATACATCGAAGCCCAGACCGGCCAATAA
- the rocF gene encoding arginase, with translation MDRAVHVIGAPMDYGADRRGVDMGTSAIRYAGLADELADAGVEVLDQGDLPMPRAEERDPDANQPVEGSAKFLREVEDVTTRVASSVAATLETGAFPLVLGGDHSIAIGSMGGSSRDADLGVVWFDAHADLNTPATSPSGNVHGMPLAATLGRGMFEGLEWAHAPRVREESIAYVGLRSIDERERELVRESEMTAFTMSDIDERGITAVVEDALDVATAGTDGVHVSLDLDWLDPNAAPGVGTPVRGGVTYREAHSALETVYERDQNEGILRSMDVVEVNPILDEQNETAELAAELAASVFGKRIL, from the coding sequence ATGGATCGAGCTGTCCACGTAATCGGTGCACCGATGGACTACGGGGCCGACCGACGCGGCGTCGACATGGGAACCTCCGCGATCAGGTACGCGGGCCTCGCCGACGAACTCGCCGACGCCGGCGTCGAGGTTCTCGACCAGGGTGACCTCCCGATGCCCCGTGCCGAGGAGCGCGACCCCGACGCGAATCAGCCGGTCGAGGGCAGCGCCAAATTCCTCCGGGAGGTCGAGGACGTGACCACGCGCGTCGCCAGTTCCGTCGCCGCGACCCTGGAGACCGGCGCGTTCCCGCTCGTCCTCGGCGGCGACCACTCCATCGCCATCGGATCGATGGGCGGCTCCTCACGGGACGCCGATCTCGGCGTCGTCTGGTTCGACGCCCACGCCGACCTCAACACGCCCGCGACGTCCCCAAGCGGGAACGTCCACGGGATGCCCCTGGCCGCGACGCTCGGTCGCGGCATGTTCGAGGGCCTCGAGTGGGCTCACGCCCCGCGGGTCCGCGAGGAATCGATCGCCTACGTCGGCCTCCGGAGTATCGACGAGCGCGAGCGCGAACTCGTTCGCGAGAGCGAGATGACCGCGTTCACCATGTCCGACATCGACGAGCGGGGCATCACGGCGGTCGTCGAGGACGCCCTCGACGTGGCGACGGCGGGCACCGACGGCGTCCACGTCAGCCTCGATCTGGACTGGCTCGACCCTAACGCAGCCCCCGGTGTCGGGACCCCCGTCCGCGGTGGCGTCACCTACCGGGAGGCCCACTCCGCGCTCGAGACTGTCTACGAACGTGACCAGAACGAGGGGATTCTCCGGTCGATGGACGTCGTCGAGGTCAATCCGATCCTCGACGAACAGAACGAGACGGCCGAACTGGCCGCCGAACTGGCGGCGAGCGTCTTCGGAAAGCGGATTCTGTAG
- a CDS encoding DUF7384 family protein, whose translation MPDRPNPARIVADADVLAADLLVGGAARDALDYVRRHSWLDLVASDDLLEATESLVAALADTDLARSHRDRLEHERVRVEHPPEDHPALASAYRGNAAHLLSFDEHLGSAKAGMTLQPRVAVSVRTPDAFATVFDAESLYEAVEDGGYPGPDRDPRA comes from the coding sequence ATGCCTGACCGGCCGAACCCGGCACGCATCGTCGCTGACGCGGACGTGCTCGCGGCGGATCTCCTCGTCGGCGGGGCGGCCAGGGACGCCCTCGACTACGTGCGCCGCCACTCCTGGCTCGACCTGGTCGCGAGCGACGACCTCCTCGAGGCAACTGAATCGCTCGTGGCAGCGCTAGCCGACACTGACCTCGCGCGAAGCCACCGCGACCGACTCGAGCACGAGCGCGTTCGCGTCGAGCACCCGCCCGAGGACCACCCGGCGCTCGCCTCGGCCTACCGGGGAAACGCCGCGCACCTCCTCTCGTTCGACGAGCACCTGGGGTCGGCAAAAGCGGGAATGACCTTACAGCCGCGGGTCGCCGTGAGCGTGCGGACGCCGGACGCGTTCGCGACGGTGTTCGACGCCGAGAGCCTCTACGAGGCCGTCGAGGACGGTGGCTATCCGGGGCCGGACCGGGACCCTCGAGCGTGA
- a CDS encoding metal-dependent transcriptional regulator, whose product MMLSDVMEDYLKAIYQLQAGRDERVKTSAIADELEVTSPTVTSMLTKLEERGLVDREKYRGVVLTPEGETVALEVIRHHRLLEAYLTEHLDYDWSEVHAEADRLEHHISEDFEARVAAALDDPDVDPHGAPIPSADLEAPKTPTGDAISAFEAGDRVVVREVADHDPEILSYLAEHGVEPGVELEILEVAPFGMVTARPLESTDTETQVSLPQEVARHVRVATPVDARS is encoded by the coding sequence ATGATGCTGAGTGACGTCATGGAAGACTACCTCAAGGCGATCTACCAGCTCCAGGCGGGACGCGACGAGCGGGTCAAGACCTCCGCCATCGCCGACGAACTCGAGGTCACGTCCCCCACCGTCACCAGCATGCTCACCAAACTCGAGGAGCGTGGCCTCGTCGACCGCGAGAAGTACCGCGGCGTGGTCCTCACCCCGGAGGGCGAGACCGTCGCCCTCGAGGTAATCCGTCACCACCGCCTGCTCGAGGCCTACCTGACCGAGCACCTCGACTACGACTGGTCAGAGGTCCACGCGGAGGCCGACCGCCTCGAACACCACATCAGCGAGGACTTCGAGGCCAGAGTGGCCGCCGCCCTCGACGACCCCGACGTCGACCCCCACGGCGCCCCCATCCCGAGCGCCGACCTCGAGGCACCGAAGACGCCGACCGGCGATGCCATCTCGGCGTTCGAGGCGGGCGACCGCGTCGTCGTCCGGGAAGTCGCCGATCACGACCCCGAGATTCTCTCGTACCTGGCCGAACACGGCGTCGAGCCCGGCGTCGAACTCGAGATCCTCGAGGTCGCCCCCTTCGGGATGGTGACCGCGCGGCCGCTCGAGTCGACGGATACCGAAACCCAGGTCTCGCTCCCACAGGAGGTGGCCCGCCACGTCCGTGTCGCGACGCCGGTGGACGCCCGGTCGTGA
- a CDS encoding universal stress protein produces the protein MYESILVATDGSETAERAVEHAVFLAETLAVPLFAISVLEDRTAYDSGIVDPEEVRDRQRSRADDALERVEAAASESDVPVTTTRKRGTPHEEVLDYADEQACSVIVVGAQGRSAFRDALLGSTVDALVRLSSRPVLVVGDGGANRVSP, from the coding sequence ATGTACGAGTCGATTCTCGTCGCCACCGACGGCAGCGAGACGGCCGAGCGAGCGGTGGAACACGCCGTATTCCTCGCCGAGACGCTCGCTGTCCCGCTGTTCGCCATCTCGGTGCTCGAGGACCGAACGGCATACGATTCGGGTATCGTCGACCCCGAGGAGGTTCGCGACCGACAGCGGTCCCGTGCCGACGACGCCCTCGAGCGAGTCGAGGCCGCGGCGAGCGAGTCCGACGTCCCCGTCACGACAACCCGGAAACGAGGAACGCCCCACGAGGAGGTCCTCGACTACGCCGACGAGCAGGCCTGTTCGGTGATCGTCGTCGGCGCACAGGGTCGGTCGGCGTTTCGCGACGCCCTGCTCGGGAGCACGGTCGACGCGCTGGTTCGCCTGTCCTCGAGGCCGGTGCTGGTCGTCGGCGACGGCGGGGCAAACCGAGTGAGTCCGTAG
- a CDS encoding small multi-drug export protein: MDPIVFDALVSLDRSLGILGGGSVSNVVPVPNPSTGPVTGLAQAQLASVEEWTRNLLDAASGPWQYVLVFALAATPLLEILVVIPLGIALGLDPIAVAVTAFAGNVLPIYGIVLAADRVAAWLENRRSDEPSARRKRAVRIWNRYGLPGLALLSPVTTGVHLAAVLALSLGARGRDTLAWMTGSIALWTALITLVSVAGRSALEGAF, encoded by the coding sequence GTGGACCCGATCGTTTTCGACGCTTTGGTGTCGCTCGACCGCTCTCTCGGTATCCTCGGCGGCGGATCGGTTTCGAATGTGGTTCCGGTTCCGAACCCGAGCACGGGCCCGGTCACAGGGTTAGCTCAGGCGCAACTCGCCAGCGTCGAGGAGTGGACTCGAAACCTCCTCGACGCCGCCAGCGGCCCCTGGCAGTACGTCCTCGTCTTCGCGCTCGCGGCGACTCCCCTGCTCGAAATCCTGGTCGTGATCCCGCTCGGTATCGCCCTCGGACTCGATCCGATCGCGGTCGCCGTGACGGCGTTCGCCGGCAACGTCCTCCCGATCTACGGCATCGTCCTCGCGGCCGACCGGGTCGCGGCGTGGCTCGAGAACCGTCGCTCGGACGAGCCCTCCGCACGACGGAAACGGGCGGTCCGCATCTGGAATCGCTACGGGCTGCCGGGGCTGGCGCTGCTCTCACCCGTCACGACCGGAGTCCACCTCGCGGCCGTCCTCGCGCTCTCGCTGGGCGCCCGTGGCCGGGACACGCTCGCGTGGATGACCGGCAGCATCGCCCTCTGGACGGCCCTCATCACGCTCGTCAGCGTCGCCGGACGGTCGGCGCTCGAGGGCGCCTTCTAG
- a CDS encoding DUF3179 domain-containing (seleno)protein, which yields MNVRQVIPRDAIPSIDDPRFGQDHRGPASDEAVVLEAEDGPARAYPIRILDYHEVVNDEVSGASVAVTWCPLCASAVVYDAVVDGRRLTFGVSGKLADDDLVLYDRETDSAWKQSSGVCIDGPLEGARLSPRASSLTTVDRFFERYPDGRVLQPVPDAESEAASEDDDPAPVDYDERPYAGYFASDEVGLAGLRGDGDGGRTWDRRDLDPKAVVLGIERDGDALGIPFPWVREAGGVLRTSVGKNEIVVVAGEAGIHAFEAPDFALEFARAVEDANADADTDATDDPPLVGDGTTWDPVTGESEDGRRLETVPAKRLFAFAWCDDHGQESLVDR from the coding sequence ATGAACGTCAGACAGGTTATTCCGCGGGACGCGATCCCAAGCATCGACGATCCCCGGTTCGGCCAGGACCACCGGGGACCGGCCTCCGACGAAGCCGTCGTCCTCGAGGCCGAGGATGGCCCTGCACGAGCGTACCCGATCCGGATTCTCGACTACCACGAGGTGGTCAACGACGAGGTGTCGGGCGCCTCGGTTGCCGTCACCTGGTGTCCGCTCTGTGCCAGTGCCGTCGTCTACGACGCCGTCGTCGACGGTCGTCGGCTCACGTTCGGCGTGAGCGGAAAGCTCGCCGACGACGACCTCGTCCTCTACGACCGAGAGACTGACTCGGCGTGGAAACAATCCTCGGGCGTCTGCATCGACGGCCCCCTCGAGGGGGCGCGACTGTCGCCGCGGGCGTCCTCGCTGACGACGGTCGACCGTTTCTTCGAGCGCTACCCCGACGGACGAGTCCTCCAGCCAGTCCCTGACGCCGAGAGCGAGGCCGCGAGCGAGGACGACGACCCGGCGCCGGTCGACTACGACGAACGACCGTACGCGGGGTACTTCGCGAGCGACGAGGTCGGTCTCGCTGGTCTTCGTGGCGACGGCGACGGGGGCCGGACGTGGGACCGCCGCGATCTTGACCCCAAAGCGGTCGTCCTCGGCATCGAACGAGACGGTGACGCGCTCGGTATCCCGTTTCCGTGGGTTCGCGAGGCAGGCGGCGTCCTGAGGACGTCGGTCGGCAAGAACGAGATCGTCGTTGTGGCCGGCGAGGCCGGCATTCACGCGTTCGAGGCGCCCGACTTCGCCCTCGAGTTCGCGCGAGCGGTGGAAGACGCGAACGCGGACGCGGATACGGATGCGACCGACGACCCACCACTCGTCGGCGACGGCACGACCTGGGACCCCGTCACCGGCGAGAGCGAGGACGGGCGCCGCCTCGAGACCGTCCCCGCGAAGCGGTTGTTCGCGTTCGCCTGGTGTGACGACCACGGGCAGGAATCGCTCGTCGATCGGTGA